The Allochromatium tepidum genome has a window encoding:
- the tnpC gene encoding IS66 family transposase codes for MYLKDNDLRQLDEARLDGLPREVLRALSKRLLSDLKEARERLNRSPENSSRPPSSRAPWERGGESLALGVEEEDDASAGSATDRVSESAPESERPKREASVGGDSKAGVKPKGRPGRRPGHPGVSRRRVLPIDQEQSHAPSHCAGCGAALEGLEAVAYTGRYELELERPESGNAGVVVTQTKHTYFEVRCGCGHRTRAEPGRALAEADWTVELTERHLVGPRLSSFIVALSLRLGGSHRRIQEFLADRFGLSLSTALISQCRHELGRALEPVVEEALRAALSDAEPVPVDETGRPQHDQALWLWAFVTANTLLYVIGRRTRELLHSILGPTPSPWIMSDGYSVYRAYGHRLRCWAPILRKARGPAERLHTPTQAFGRELPSTFETLMQAVYAARAAPGPHGLRQTYSQRLQALRQCCVRVAAGPYPDKAQVLARELRNDWDGFRVVLEHPHLPLTNNEAERALRPWVILRRVSQGPRTEQGSRAFCALAGVIDTCRRRGLSPWPYLTDALRQRRQGLPAPALPLAA; via the coding sequence ATGTACCTGAAGGATAACGATCTACGCCAACTCGACGAGGCGCGTCTTGACGGACTGCCGCGCGAGGTGTTGCGCGCGTTATCGAAGCGGTTGCTGTCGGATCTGAAGGAGGCGCGCGAGCGGCTGAACCGGAGTCCGGAGAACAGTTCGCGTCCGCCGAGCAGCCGGGCGCCGTGGGAACGAGGCGGAGAGAGTCTGGCGCTGGGAGTGGAGGAGGAGGATGACGCGAGCGCGGGGAGCGCGACGGATAGGGTGTCGGAGTCGGCCCCAGAATCGGAGAGGCCCAAACGGGAAGCGAGCGTGGGGGGTGATTCAAAGGCGGGGGTGAAGCCGAAAGGTCGCCCGGGTCGCCGGCCCGGTCATCCGGGGGTGAGCCGTCGCCGGGTGTTGCCGATCGATCAGGAACAGTCCCACGCGCCGAGTCATTGCGCCGGTTGCGGGGCGGCGTTGGAGGGTCTGGAGGCGGTGGCCTATACCGGGCGCTATGAACTGGAACTGGAGCGTCCCGAGTCGGGGAACGCCGGTGTAGTCGTCACCCAGACCAAGCACACCTATTTCGAGGTGCGCTGTGGGTGTGGGCATCGCACGCGCGCCGAACCGGGACGCGCGCTCGCCGAGGCGGACTGGACGGTGGAGCTGACCGAACGGCATCTGGTCGGACCACGTTTGTCGAGCTTTATCGTGGCGCTGTCGTTGCGTCTGGGCGGCTCACACCGACGGATTCAAGAGTTTCTCGCCGACCGGTTCGGGCTGTCGCTGTCGACGGCGCTCATCAGTCAGTGCCGCCATGAACTCGGGCGCGCGCTGGAACCGGTGGTCGAGGAGGCGTTGCGCGCGGCGTTGAGCGACGCCGAACCGGTGCCTGTGGATGAAACCGGCCGGCCGCAGCACGATCAGGCGTTGTGGTTGTGGGCGTTCGTGACCGCCAACACCCTCCTCTATGTGATCGGTCGGCGCACCCGGGAGCTGTTGCACTCCATCCTCGGTCCCACCCCCAGCCCGTGGATCATGAGCGATGGTTACTCGGTCTACCGCGCCTACGGACACCGGCTACGCTGTTGGGCGCCCATCCTGCGCAAGGCCCGCGGCCCGGCCGAGCGCCTCCACACCCCGACCCAAGCCTTTGGCCGGGAGCTTCCGAGCACCTTCGAGACGCTGATGCAGGCCGTCTACGCCGCGCGCGCCGCCCCCGGCCCCCACGGCCTGCGACAGACTTACAGTCAGAGGCTCCAGGCCCTCCGGCAGTGCTGTGTGCGCGTGGCCGCCGGCCCCTATCCCGACAAGGCCCAGGTGCTTGCGCGCGAGTTGCGCAACGACTGGGACGGCTTCCGGGTCGTGCTGGAGCATCCGCACCTGCCGCTGACCAACAACGAGGCCGAGCGCGCCTTGCGCCCCTGGGTGATTCTGCGTCGGGTCAGTCAAGGCCCGCGCACCGAGCAGGGCTCGCGCGCCTTCTGCGCCTTGGCCGGCGTCATCGACACCTGCCGCCGGCGCGGTCTCTCCCCTTGGCCTTATCTGACCGACGCCTTGCGTCAGCGTCGCCAAGGATTGCCTGCCCCAGCCTTGCCGCTCGCGGCTTAA
- a CDS encoding GspE/PulE family protein, which yields MEVDEASAASVIDGLIVDALTLGASDIHIEPMRQQIRVRMRQDGILMLRKEFDLAMAPAVSSRLKLLCQADITEKRRHQGGGFRFEDVQKGLKTDVRASFYSTIFGEKIVLRLLSLKDELLDIKEVGLSPRVLERFIEDALELPSGVILITGPTGFGKTTTLYGCVNYLNDMERSIITAEDPVEYVIDGIAQCNLNPRINLTFEETLRHMVRRDPDVIVLGEIRDQHSAESAIQAALTGHKVLTTFHTEDSIGGLLRLMNMQIETFGRPSPTTCETSGVPAPSTDTPKPSQSKSIKELIEE from the coding sequence GTGGAGGTCGACGAGGCCAGCGCAGCGAGCGTCATCGACGGCCTGATCGTCGATGCCCTGACGCTCGGCGCCAGCGACATCCATATCGAGCCGATGCGCCAGCAGATCCGTGTGCGCATGCGCCAGGACGGCATCCTCATGCTGCGCAAGGAATTCGACCTCGCCATGGCGCCGGCCGTCAGTAGCCGGCTCAAGCTGCTGTGTCAGGCCGACATCACTGAGAAGCGCCGCCACCAGGGCGGCGGCTTCCGCTTCGAGGATGTGCAAAAGGGTCTGAAGACCGATGTCCGCGCCTCCTTCTATTCCACCATCTTCGGCGAGAAGATCGTACTGCGCCTGCTCAGCCTCAAGGACGAGCTGCTCGACATCAAGGAGGTCGGACTCTCGCCGCGCGTGCTCGAACGCTTCATCGAGGATGCCCTGGAGCTTCCGAGCGGGGTCATCCTGATCACAGGCCCCACGGGGTTCGGCAAGACCACGACGCTCTACGGCTGCGTCAACTATCTCAACGACATGGAGCGCAGCATCATCACGGCCGAGGATCCGGTCGAATACGTCATCGACGGCATCGCCCAGTGCAATCTCAACCCCAGGATCAACCTCACCTTCGAGGAGACGCTGCGCCACATGGTCCGCCGGGATCCGGACGTCATCGTCCTCGGCGAGATCCGCGATCAGCACTCGGCCGAATCGGCCATCCAGGCGGCCCTGACCGGTCACAAGGTTCTGACGACCTTCCATACGGAAGACAGCATCGGCGGTCTGCTGCGGCTGATGAACATGCAGATCGAGACCTTCGGCCGGCCATCACCCACGACTTGCGAGACATCCGGCGTGCCTGCCCCATCCACCGACACCCCTAAGCCCAGCCAATCCAAGTCGATCAAGGAATTGATCGAAGAGTAG